A genome region from Mastacembelus armatus chromosome 8, fMasArm1.2, whole genome shotgun sequence includes the following:
- the lrrc4ba gene encoding leucine-rich repeat-containing protein 4B, with amino-acid sequence MRIATLTCLPGPSPFLFLLAQLLLRLLLPGPEPVGATSSCPSLCTCSNQASRVICTRQNLEEVPESISVNTRYLNLQENSIQVIKSDTFKHLRHLEILQLSKNQIRQIEVGAFNGLPNLNTLELFDNRLTLVPSHAFEYLSKLRELWLRNNPIETLPGYAFHRVPSLRRLDLGELKKLDFISDAAFVGLINLRYLNLGMCGLKDIPKLTALVRLEELELSGNRLEIIRPGSFQGLVSLRKLWLMHSQVSVIERNAFDDLKNLEELNLSHNSLHSLPHDLFTPLHQLERVHLNHNPWVCNCDVLWLSWWLKETVPSNTTCCARCHAPPFLKGKYIGELDQSHFTCYAPVIVEPPTDLNVTEGMAAELKCRTSTSTTSVNWITPNGTLMTHGSYRVRISVLHDGTLNFTNVTLRDTGQYTCMVTNAAGNTTATAVLNVTAADASVNYTYFTTVTVETVETPGDEDSALVATNETFIHVHPGPTPSGHLWLEGVPTTASSLSAGWASSSPRATRPTFTVPITEPGFSGLDDVMKTTKIIIGCFVAITFMAAVMLVVFYKLRKQHQLHKHHGPARAIEIINVEDELGAGASGRGSGISGGSTVTQSGNSGIGGGQSLRLHHPEIVNLPNLARSEHLNHYYKTHHFNNNMMGLGMGAGPGVGLNNNNNPSPCSQSQNISCTQVPTSTSGGTPTGGTLPTPVPLPQLGLHSSLKGLMGKGQNEPLLFKTGSKENVQETQI; translated from the exons ATGCGCATCGCCACGCTGACCTGCCTTCCCGGCCCTTCCCCCTTCCTCTTTCTACTGGCCCAGCTGCTATTGCGGCTCCTCCTCCCTGGGCCGGAGCCGGTGGGAGCCACCTCCTCCTGCCCGTCCCTCTGCACCTGTTCCAACCAGGCCAGCAGAGTCATCTGCACCAGGCAAAACCTGGAGGAGGTGCCCGAAAGCATATCAGTCAACACACGATACCTCAACCTGCAGGAGAACTCGATACAG GTTATCAAGTCAGACACTTTCAAGCACTTGAGGCACCTTGAGATCCTGCAGCTTTCCAAGAATCAAATCCGTCAGATTGAAGTTGGAGCATTCAATGGCCTCCCCAACCTCAACACACTGGAGCTCTTCGACAACCGCCTCACACTGGTGCCATCACATGCCTTTGAGTACCTCAGCAAGCTGCGGGAGCTATGGTTGCGCAACAACCCCATTGAGACTCTTCCAGGCTATGCCTTCCACCGCGTGCCCTCGCTACGTCGCCTGGACCTGGGTGAGCTCAAGAAGCTGGATTTCATTTCTGATGCGGCCTTCGTGGGCCTCATCAATCTACGCTACCTGAACCTGGGCATGTGTGGACTAAAGGACATTCCCAAACTGACAGCTCTTGTGCGTTTAGAGGAGCTGGAGCTGTCAGGAAACCGGCTGGAAATCATCCGACCAGGTTCTTTTCAGGGCCTGGTGTCTCTCCGCAAGCTGTGGCTCATGCACTCCCAGGTTTCTGTCATTGAGCGCAACGCCTTTGATGACTTAAAGAACCTGGAAGAGCTCAACCTGTCCCATAACTCCCTGCACTCCTTGCCCCATGACCTCTTCACACCACTTCACCAGCTGGAGAGGGTACACCTTAACCACAACCCCTGGGTCTGCAACTGTGACGTGCTTTGGCTTAGTTGGTGGTTGAAAGAGACAGTGCCCAGCAACACCACCTGCTGTGCCCGCTGCCATGCTCCACCTTTCTTAAAGGGCAAGTACATTGGAGAGCTTGATCAGAGCCACTTCACCTGTTATGCGCCTGTCATTGTGGAGCCTCCTACAGACCTTAATGTCACTGAGGGTATGGCTGCTGAGCTTAAGTGTCGCACAAGCACGTCCACGACATCTGTGAACTGGATCACTCCCAATGGCACTCTGATGACCCACGGCTCTTACCGGGTGCGGATATCTGTTCTCCATGATGGCACACTCAACTTCACAAATGTCACCCTCCGAGACACAGGCCAGTACACCTGCATGGTCACCAATGCTGCTGGCAACACCACCGCAACTGCTGTCCTCAACgtcactgctgctgatgccaGTGTCAACTACACCTACTTTACAACAGTTACTGTGGAAACAGTGGAGACTCCAGGAGATGAAGATTCTGCACTGGTTGCGACCAATGAGACCTTCATCCATGTTCACCCTGGCCCCACTCCCTCAGGCCACTTGTGGCTGGAAGGTGTTCCTACCACAGCCTCCTCTCTGTCAGCTGGCTGggcctcctcctctcctcgAGCCACCCGACCCACCTTCACTGTGCCCATCACGGAGCCAGGCTTCTCAGGCCTGGACGATGTGATGAAAACCACCAAGATCATCATTGGCTGCTTTGTAGCCATTACCTTCATGGCAGCGGTGATGCTGGTAGTGTTCTACAAGCTGAGGAAGCAGCACCAGCTGCATAAACACCATGGCCCAGCTCGGGCCATCGAGATCATCAATGTGGAGGATGAGCTTGGGGCCGGGGCCAGTGGTCGTGGCAGTGGCATCTCAGGGGGGTCAACTGTGACACAGAGTGGAAACAGTGGAATAGGAGGGGGCCAGAGCCTCAGGCTCCACCACCCAGAGATAGTCAACCTGCCAAACCTTGCCCGATCAGAGCACCTCAACCACTATTACAAAACCCATCACTTCAACAACAACATGATGGGCCTGGGCATGGGTGCAGGACCTGGAGTGGGCCTGAACAACAATAACAACCCCTCACCCTGCTCTCAGTCTCAGAACATATCCTGTACCCAGGTTCCAACTTCTACCAGTGGGGGGACCCCTACAGGTGGCACCCTACCCACCCCTGTGCCCCTGCCCCAATTGGGTCTCCACAGTTCTCTGAAAGGC